The following nucleotide sequence is from Candidatus Hydrogenedens sp..
AGCACAAGTGTCGCCGGGCAGTGCTGTGAATTTAGTCATATCCACAGGACCGTGTCAAGAAGGCACACAGGAAGGCGAAGGAATTACTGAAGGAGAAGGAACACACGAAGGCGTTGTTGAAGGTACCCACGAAGGTACTCACGAAGGAGAAGGTGAAGGAGGAGGAACAGACAAAGGTTGTGGATGTAATCGCAAATCAACAGGAGGAGATGTCTGGCTGAAATATTTTTTGGATTTTATTTTGGTAGGCATGTTAATGCTGGCTATGAGTGGTATGCAGAAAGAAAGGTATCCTTCTAATGGGTCGAAACTATAATGCTTTAAGATGAGATACGGCTAACCTTCCCATAAGTTGCATCCATGTGAATAAAATCCCCTGTAGTAAGTTTCTGTGTGATATGAGGTAGATTTGCAATCATAGGAATGTTAATCTCCCGTGCAATAATTGCAGGGTGTGATAACTCACTACCTCGTTCTAATAGGACACCGTCCCAGTATTGAAGACACCATGTCTGGCCGGGATTTAAACAGGGTGTTACAAGAATGCGAGGATGGGAGATATTTAAGGGAAGTGATGTTGGATTATCGGTTACATAAGCAGTCCCTTTTACCCTTCCCCCGGATACACCCCAGCCCAACCATATATTGCTGTCCTCTTCGGAAATGGAGAGGATAAAACTTCCTTCATTGATAAAAGAGGGTTTTGTAAATACATGTTCCACGCACCATTGATGTTGGCGTTCCGAAACTTCTTTTAAATGAATAGCCTTCCCTTCAATAAATGCTTCTATCAATTCCTGCCAGTTTATAAACCAGACCTGGCTTATCTCTGCCAAAATACCCTTTTCTACCAATCGTTTGCCTGCTTCCTTTAATAATTTTTTTTGCACATTTAAAATCTTTTCCCATTCAAATCGTTGCTCTTCCCGCAGATGTATAAACTTTGCGACAATACGGTATAAGAGACCTGCGTTGCTTCTTTTTTGCAATGGGGGTGGAGATATATCTCTTTTCTCTTCCAGCAATTGCCTTTCAAACAATTCGTTTTGTGCTTCACCGGAAAGCCACTCTTCCCAACGAGGCGATATAAAATCGAGGCTTTCTGTTCGGTGTGAATATTCTGTGCGAAGAAGGGTCAATAATTTCAAGTCTCGGGTGGATAGGTATGATGTTAATATATAATTTGCCCATGTTGTTATGGAAGGATACTGTCCTTCTTTACCACGAACAATATACTTTCCTCCTAAACGATATACATAACTTGACCAGAGTATTGCCCAGCGATGTATTCCCAAAAATTCTTCGGATAACTCCTGCCATTGTTCCCATTGCTTGAGCCAATCCTCTTTTGTGAGTTTTGATAATTCCGCCTCGTTCCAAAGGCTTAACTTCTTTAATAATTTTTTCTTCCATTGTTCCCAGCGACATAATACAAAAATAGAATCTTGCCAGTGTGTCAATAAGGAACGGAAAGCATCCAGCCAGAAATGTATCCCCAGTAGTTTCATCTGTTTGGGAGGACAACCACAGTTATCCGGAAATAACAATTTTAAATCAGATGAGAGCCACCATTTTGGACAACCTTCCAATAAATCAAAATAAGCCCGATGGGGAATATATACCTGTCCGCCGAAGTAATACGGTTCAAAGGTTGCTGTTTTGCCACGCATGTTCATGCTTTCTACGATTGCTTTACGGAAGATTAGTGGGATAAGTGTAGTCCGTGTAATAGGTGTAATCGGTTCAATAAATCTCTGGTCAAAGAACCAGCAAGTCATGCATTCTTTGGGGTATAAATCCATCGAAGGTGTTACTTTCGTAATGGGTCGAACTTGCAGGAACCATATTTTTTCGCCATCCCATGTCCATTCCATATCTACTGCCGTGCGATAGTCCCATTCCATCTTCAATAAACCCTTCGATAACTCTGCTAATAATTGTTCAGGTAGTGATTGGGGTCCATTGTGCCCTTCTTGATAATCTACGATTTCTCCTGTGGAAGGATTAAACAGAACCCTTGTAGGTTGTGTTTCTCCATCAACCAGCAACTTGTTTTCGCCTATCACCATTTCGCAATATCCCTGCTGAGGATTGGCGTTCATAGGCTTTGTAGAAAAACATACGCCGGATATTTCCCCTGCGACAAACTCCTGAAGAATAATGGCAAGTCCATGAAGACCTACAGATATTGTTTCCTCTTCCTTGTCCATTGTTGAGATATACTGTTCGGCTATCTTATCCAGTGTCGGAATAAGTTCCTCTGTATTTGTTATAACCTCAGTTAAAAACTTTCCCGCAAAAGAATGATAACGATTATCTTCCTCACATGCGGAAGAACGAACGGTTATTTTTTTACTTGGGGAGTAAGTTAATATTTCCCTACACCAGGTTATTATGGTATCCCGAAAATCTGTATCCGTATTCCAGAGTTTCTCTCTCACCCCTTCTGTGCTAATTATCCCGAAAGATGGCACATTTAATCCCTGCTTTTTTAATCGAACCAGACCCCATCCTTTCCCGCCAATTTCTGAACGGGAGGATTTTAATAAAACCTCATTGTCAATCAAAAAGAAACGCATAGAAAATAAAATTATTCTTCTTTCATATAACACCCGATAAGATAGGAAGAAATCAATGCTTATTTTATGAATTCAATGAGGATAATTAAAAACGCATTGCCTCATAGTAATAACAGCCGCTCTTTTTTATATATCCACTAAATTGCCTATCAAATTTTTGTATGGCCTACATCAATAATTCTTTTTATACAATTTCCTTGTCTTTATACAAAAGAATTCTTTCCCTTAACTGCTTTACAGATTGCTGGATATTGTCCGCCTCCGTTACCGCAGTTACAACAGCAATATGCCGTGCTCCGCGTTTTAAGACCTCATCAATATTTTCTAATTTAATTCCACCCATACAGGTAAAAGGGATACTTAAATGGGGCGATATTTTTTCCAAAGCCTCTACACCTAAGGGAGAAACGGATGTTGTCTTTGTCTGCGTGGGGAAAAGAGGACCTATATTTACATAACTTGCCCCTTCTTCCTGTGCTTTCAAAGCCTGCTCCAGGTTATGTGTGGAAGCTCCGATAATCAGGTTCGGTGCTATTTTTCGTGCTTCATGTATAGGTAAATCGTTCTGTCCCAAATGAACACCATCAGCATCTACTATTAAAGCAAGGTCTATGCGGTCATCTATGATAAGCAGGGCATTATAATCACGGGTAATTTTACGGAATTGAACCGCTTTGTTATATTTCATTCTATCATCACCCTCTTTTTCACGAAACTGCACCAATCGCACACCTGCTTTCAAGCATTCTTCTAACACAAATTCCGAAGGTTTTCCCTTACACATTTTCTCTGTGATAACTACATACAAATCCGTCTCGTGAAACTTTTTAATACACTCATCGTGAGTCATTACTATCCTCCTCCAACAATGCGAACCAATTCTATACGGTCGCCATCATGTAAAATTATTTTTGAATATTGTGTATGCTCTACAATCTCATCATTTACGACAACAACCATTGTTTTCCCATCTAAATTCATTTCTTTCAATAAAAGTTCTATAGAAGAATTCTCTGAAATCTGTTTTTCTTCATCGTTTACTACAACCTTAATCATAGTCCGCATTTCCTTAAAGTATTTGAACCGCGTATTATTGTAAAATAATAGTCATATTTTAATCTTAAAAACAAAAGGGTTTGTTTATGTGGAAAAACTTTTTAATTATTATAACACTACTTGTTATTTCAACATTTCCCATATCCTTTGCGGTTTCACAGGACAATATATCGGATTCGCGTCGCAACGCAATAGTAACCGCCGTGGAAATGGCTTCACCTGCTGTGGTAACTATCAATGTAGCAGAATATCAAGCAGATGATTTAGACCCTTTCTTTGAGTTATTTGGTTTTCCTATACGCCGCCAACAGATTTCTTCCATCGGTAGCGGATTTATCTTCCATCAGGCGGGATATATTTTAACCAATTATCATGTATTAGAAAATGCCAGTAAGATTAATTCAGTAACACTTTCAAACGGTGAAAAATTGGATGTGGAATTTGTCGGTGCTGACCCACGAACAGATATTGCTGTATTAAAAGCAAATGGAAAGACCTTTCCCTACATCCCCTTAGGCGACTCGGATAACCTATATATAGGCGAATGGGTTATTGCTATAGGAAACCCCTTTGGCTCACTGATGAAAGACCCTCGTCCTACCGTTAGTGTAGGTGTTGTTTCCGCTGTACATCGTAAAGTAAACAGAAATGTTTCCGGGGACACTCGATTATATCAAGACCTTATTCAAACCGATGCGGCAATAAATCCCGGTAACAGTGGTGGACCTCTGGTTAACAGCAAAGGTGAAGTGATTGGGATTAACACCATGATTTTCTCTAAAACGGGAGGGTATCAGGGATTAAGTTTCGCCATACCTATCAATCGTGCTCGTCGTGTCGCTGAAGAATTGATTAAATTTGGAAAACGCCGTGACCCCTGGTTTGGATTTAACGCAGAATCACTCGATTCTATTGACTCCCGACTTCTAAAGGAATTGGGCATTCAGGTGGACAAAGGAGTATTTGTAACACGCATATTAAAGGAGAGTCCAGCATATCAGGCAGGATTGCGTCCCGGTGATGTAATTATAGAGATAAACAAACAACCTGTCGAAGACCCGTTAGATGTTGATTTTATAAATTGGGATTTATTTATTGGTGACCCTGTGGAAATGAAAGTTTTTCGAGAGGGCAAAATCCTGAATATGCAATTTACTATTCGCGAAGTCGGTAGAA
It contains:
- a CDS encoding PEP/pyruvate-binding domain-containing protein, encoding MRFFLIDNEVLLKSSRSEIGGKGWGLVRLKKQGLNVPSFGIISTEGVREKLWNTDTDFRDTIITWCREILTYSPSKKITVRSSACEEDNRYHSFAGKFLTEVITNTEELIPTLDKIAEQYISTMDKEEETISVGLHGLAIILQEFVAGEISGVCFSTKPMNANPQQGYCEMVIGENKLLVDGETQPTRVLFNPSTGEIVDYQEGHNGPQSLPEQLLAELSKGLLKMEWDYRTAVDMEWTWDGEKIWFLQVRPITKVTPSMDLYPKECMTCWFFDQRFIEPITPITRTTLIPLIFRKAIVESMNMRGKTATFEPYYFGGQVYIPHRAYFDLLEGCPKWWLSSDLKLLFPDNCGCPPKQMKLLGIHFWLDAFRSLLTHWQDSIFVLCRWEQWKKKLLKKLSLWNEAELSKLTKEDWLKQWEQWQELSEEFLGIHRWAILWSSYVYRLGGKYIVRGKEGQYPSITTWANYILTSYLSTRDLKLLTLLRTEYSHRTESLDFISPRWEEWLSGEAQNELFERQLLEEKRDISPPPLQKRSNAGLLYRIVAKFIHLREEQRFEWEKILNVQKKLLKEAGKRLVEKGILAEISQVWFINWQELIEAFIEGKAIHLKEVSERQHQWCVEHVFTKPSFINEGSFILSISEEDSNIWLGWGVSGGRVKGTAYVTDNPTSLPLNISHPRILVTPCLNPGQTWCLQYWDGVLLERGSELSHPAIIAREINIPMIANLPHITQKLTTGDFIHMDATYGKVSRISS
- the thiE gene encoding thiamine phosphate synthase, producing the protein MTHDECIKKFHETDLYVVITEKMCKGKPSEFVLEECLKAGVRLVQFREKEGDDRMKYNKAVQFRKITRDYNALLIIDDRIDLALIVDADGVHLGQNDLPIHEARKIAPNLIIGASTHNLEQALKAQEEGASYVNIGPLFPTQTKTTSVSPLGVEALEKISPHLSIPFTCMGGIKLENIDEVLKRGARHIAVVTAVTEADNIQQSVKQLRERILLYKDKEIV
- a CDS encoding trypsin-like peptidase domain-containing protein, with protein sequence MWKNFLIIITLLVISTFPISFAVSQDNISDSRRNAIVTAVEMASPAVVTINVAEYQADDLDPFFELFGFPIRRQQISSIGSGFIFHQAGYILTNYHVLENASKINSVTLSNGEKLDVEFVGADPRTDIAVLKANGKTFPYIPLGDSDNLYIGEWVIAIGNPFGSLMKDPRPTVSVGVVSAVHRKVNRNVSGDTRLYQDLIQTDAAINPGNSGGPLVNSKGEVIGINTMIFSKTGGYQGLSFAIPINRARRVAEELIKFGKRRDPWFGFNAESLDSIDSRLLKELGIQVDKGVFVTRILKESPAYQAGLRPGDVIIEINKQPVEDPLDVDFINWDLFIGDPVEMKVFREGKILNMQFTIREVGRK